From the Streptomyces sp. NBC_00390 genome, the window ACGTCAACAACGAGTCCGGAGCCGAGGTCGACGAGCAGGCGATCCTCGACGTCGCCCGCTATGCACTCGCGCGGATGCGTATCCACCCGCTCTCCGAGCTCTCGGTGATCGTGGTGGACGCCGACGCCATGGAGCAGCTGCACATGCAGTGGATGGAGCTGCCCGGTCCGACCGATGTCATGTCCTTCCCGATGGACGAGCTCCGTCCGCCGGTCAAGGACGACGAGGAGCCCCCGCAGGGGCTCCTCGGTGACATCGTGCTCTGCCCCGAAGTGGCCAAGAAGCAGGGCGAAGAGGCCCCGACGCAGCACTCCATGGACGAGGAGCTCCAGCTCCTGACCGTCCATGGAGTGCTGCATCTGCTCGGGTACGACCATGAGGAGCCCGACGAGAAGGCCGAGATGTTCGGTCTCCAGGCGGCCATCGTCGACGGCTGGCGGGCGGAGAAGGGCCTGACCGGCCCCTCCCCGGCGCCGACCGTCTCATGAGCGGTCAACTGATCATCGGCGCGGTCGCGCTGGTCGTCGTCGCATGGCTCGCCGCCTGCGCGGAGGCCGGCATCGCCCGAGTCTCGAGCTTCCGCGCCGCCGAGGCCGTACGGTCCGGCCGGCGCGGCGCCGACAAGCTGGAGCAGGTCGCCGCCGACCCCACGCGGTACCTCAATGTCGCCCTGCTGGTGCGGGTGACCTGCGAGATGGCCGCCGGAGTGCTGGTCACCTACGCCTGCCTGGAGGAGTTCGCGGAGACCTGGGCGGCGCTGCTCGTCGCCATCGCCGTGATGGTGCTGGTCAGCTATGTCGCCGTCGGCGTCTCCCCGCGCACCATCGGCCGCCAGCACCCGCTGAACACGGCCACGGCCTCCGCGTACGTCCTGCTGCCGCTGGCCAGGGTGATGGGCCCGATCCCGCAGCTGCTGATCCTCATCGGCAATGCGCTCACGCCCGGAAAGGGTTTCCGCAAGGGCCCGTTCGCGAGCGAGGCGGAGCTGCGCGCCATGGTCGATCTCGCCGAGCGGGAGTCACTGATCGAGGCCGAC encodes:
- the ybeY gene encoding rRNA maturation RNase YbeY, which gives rise to MSIDVNNESGAEVDEQAILDVARYALARMRIHPLSELSVIVVDADAMEQLHMQWMELPGPTDVMSFPMDELRPPVKDDEEPPQGLLGDIVLCPEVAKKQGEEAPTQHSMDEELQLLTVHGVLHLLGYDHEEPDEKAEMFGLQAAIVDGWRAEKGLTGPSPAPTVS